The Deltaproteobacteria bacterium genome includes a region encoding these proteins:
- a CDS encoding TrkH family potassium uptake protein yields MNIYFSVKRFFSRLFSPQKIFIFSFASVILFGAILLWLPFSAGRGHISFVDALFTAASAVCVTGLAVLDIGKDLSIAGQIVTMVLFQIGGLGIITFSVVLFGIMGRGISFKGRDIVQSTFLHTPRRDFFVIMKWVLGLTFIIEAMGTLLLFIRFSQDFSPGWAFYHAIYNAISAFNNCGYSLFSDNLMGYQSDIIVNLTVMGLIVLGGIGFIVQYEILARLRGFQKKLSVHSKIVLITTGSLILCGAAFFYLFEMNHILKDAPVTTQILTSFFQSVTPRTAGFNTVDIGQLTNPTILVMIMLMFIGASPGSTGGGIKTTSFALLLLMIWNRLKGQEQVNVFNRTIPGEILTRTIAIIFASAFSVILITSILLLFGGVGNLPPLESRHFFVEYLFETVSAFGTVGLSMGITPNLGSGQKLAIILMMFAGRIGPLTLAFFWYAPKRGLTYAEESIMVG; encoded by the coding sequence ATGAATATTTACTTCAGCGTAAAAAGATTCTTCTCGAGATTGTTTTCTCCGCAAAAGATTTTCATCTTCAGTTTCGCCTCGGTGATTCTTTTTGGGGCCATTCTCTTATGGCTTCCTTTTTCGGCCGGCCGCGGTCATATATCCTTTGTTGATGCCCTCTTTACAGCCGCCTCGGCAGTGTGCGTTACGGGCCTTGCCGTTCTGGATATTGGTAAAGATCTATCGATAGCCGGTCAGATAGTTACCATGGTTCTCTTTCAGATCGGCGGGCTGGGAATTATCACATTCTCTGTTGTCCTGTTTGGAATCATGGGCAGAGGCATTTCCTTTAAGGGAAGGGATATTGTCCAGTCGACGTTTCTCCATACACCGCGAAGAGATTTCTTCGTGATTATGAAATGGGTTCTCGGGCTTACTTTCATTATTGAGGCTATGGGGACATTGTTGTTATTTATCCGGTTTTCCCAGGATTTCTCTCCGGGCTGGGCCTTCTATCATGCCATTTATAACGCCATTTCCGCCTTCAACAATTGCGGGTATTCACTGTTCTCGGATAATTTAATGGGTTATCAGAGCGACATAATTGTCAATCTCACCGTCATGGGCTTGATTGTTCTGGGAGGGATAGGCTTTATCGTGCAGTATGAGATCCTTGCCAGGTTGAGGGGATTTCAGAAAAAACTGTCGGTACATTCAAAAATCGTTCTTATAACTACAGGGAGCCTGATCCTCTGTGGCGCCGCTTTTTTTTATCTTTTCGAAATGAATCATATTCTCAAAGATGCTCCCGTCACAACGCAGATTCTTACATCCTTTTTTCAATCGGTTACGCCGCGGACTGCGGGTTTTAATACAGTCGATATCGGTCAACTGACAAATCCGACGATCCTTGTCATGATTATGCTGATGTTTATCGGCGCCTCTCCAGGGTCAACCGGGGGAGGTATTAAAACAACGAGTTTTGCCCTTCTCCTTCTGATGATCTGGAATCGACTCAAAGGGCAAGAACAGGTGAATGTATTTAACAGGACCATCCCGGGGGAGATTTTAACGCGAACGATTGCCATTATCTTCGCGTCCGCATTTTCGGTTATTCTCATTACATCAATCCTCTTATTGTTCGGGGGTGTGGGGAATTTACCTCCCCTTGAGAGCCGCCACTTTTTTGTGGAATATCTTTTTGAAACAGTTTCCGCATTCGGTACTGTGGGCCTTTCCATGGGCATAACGCCAAATCTGGGTTCCGGTCAGAAACTGGCTATTATTCTCATGATGTTTGCGGGACGGATAGGGCCCCTGACTCTCGCTTTTTTCTGGTATGCCCCCAAAAGGGGGTTAACATATGCGGAAGAGTCTATTATGGTGGGTTGA
- a CDS encoding MTH1187 family thiamine-binding protein — translation MSVIVDFSIFPIGKEESVSKYASRAVKIIKESGLAHHISPMGTSIEGEWDEVMLVVKRCMEDLKKDCNRLYMTMKIDCREGGSGRMEKKVRKVE, via the coding sequence ATGAGTGTCATTGTTGATTTTTCTATCTTCCCGATAGGTAAGGAAGAGAGCGTTAGTAAATACGCATCCAGGGCAGTAAAAATTATTAAAGAGAGTGGCCTTGCGCATCACATCAGCCCGATGGGGACATCCATAGAGGGTGAATGGGATGAGGTCATGCTTGTGGTAAAGCGCTGCATGGAGGATCTTAAGAAGGACTGCAACCGGCTGTATATGACGATGAAGATAGACTGTAGGGAAGGGGGCTCCGGGCGCATGGAAAAGAAAGTAAGGAAGGTGGAATAA
- a CDS encoding TrkA family potassium uptake protein produces the protein MNRVVVIGLGIFGSNIVKELYENGFDVIAIDKDKEAVHRLKDFATKAIVADGRDNEVLDGIGIQENDVVIISFGEDLAASTLITLHLKQMKVKKIIVKAPNDEHKLILEKVGATDVIIPEKEVAGKVAKSLISPSVLDCLPLSEGYMIFEIAPPNSFLGKSIGELELRSKYHIEVIAVKDVLTDQIHMVPPAGFVLKDGEILVVIAKEKDIQKIK, from the coding sequence ATGAATCGGGTAGTAGTGATTGGATTGGGAATTTTTGGTTCAAATATCGTTAAGGAATTATATGAAAACGGCTTTGATGTCATTGCTATCGATAAGGATAAAGAGGCCGTTCATCGTTTAAAAGATTTTGCCACCAAGGCGATTGTCGCCGACGGCAGAGATAATGAAGTCCTGGATGGTATTGGCATCCAGGAGAATGATGTGGTTATTATTTCCTTTGGAGAAGATCTTGCGGCAAGCACACTTATCACCCTTCACCTCAAACAGATGAAGGTCAAAAAAATCATTGTTAAAGCCCCCAATGATGAGCATAAGCTCATCCTGGAAAAGGTGGGCGCTACGGACGTCATCATCCCCGAGAAGGAAGTTGCCGGTAAGGTTGCTAAAAGCCTGATCTCTCCAAGCGTCCTTGATTGCCTACCCCTTTCCGAAGGGTATATGATATTTGAAATAGCGCCTCCAAATAGTTTTTTGGGGAAAAGTATCGGTGAACTTGAGTTAAGGAGCAAATATCATATTGAGGTCATTGCCGTTAAGGACGTTCTGACAGACCAGATTCATATGGTGCCGCCTGCCGGTTTTGTACTCAAGGACGGTGAAATCCTCGTTGTAATTGCGAAAGAAAAAGATATCCAGAAAATCAAGTGA
- the lspA gene encoding signal peptidase II, which yields MKTKYIILFATVAVMTLLDFITKAYISSTMFLHESFVVIGGFLNITYVRNPGAAFSFLADAPPVFRFVFFVTVTVLAIILVLTYIAKSKIEEPFMTFALSLILSGAVGNLIDRVRFGEVIDFIDVYIGTHHWPAFNVADSAISVGAVILLLEMFRGTKKRDGSASV from the coding sequence TTGAAAACAAAGTATATTATTCTTTTTGCCACAGTGGCGGTGATGACCCTGCTTGATTTTATCACCAAGGCCTATATCAGTTCGACTATGTTCCTTCATGAATCATTTGTTGTCATTGGAGGTTTTTTAAATATAACATATGTCAGGAATCCGGGAGCCGCCTTCAGTTTTCTGGCAGATGCCCCTCCGGTTTTTCGTTTTGTCTTTTTCGTTACGGTGACAGTTTTAGCGATAATACTCGTTCTCACGTATATCGCCAAAAGTAAAATTGAAGAACCGTTCATGACATTCGCCCTTTCCCTGATCCTGTCCGGTGCTGTGGGGAATCTGATTGACAGGGTACGCTTTGGAGAGGTTATCGATTTCATTGATGTATATATAGGAACGCACCACTGGCCTGCTTTTAATGTCGCTGATTCCGCGATCTCCGTGGGAGCTGTTATCCTGCTCCTTGAGATGTTCAGAGGGACAAAAAAGCGAGATGGTTCCGCGTCCGTGTAA